The following proteins come from a genomic window of Sulfitobacter indolifex:
- a CDS encoding ABC transporter substrate-binding protein, with protein sequence MNRLNRLMTGVAAAALAVAATGALAKDDITVALQLEPPHLDPTSAAAGAIDSVLYTNVFEGLTRFMGDGSVVPGLAESWEISEDGLTYTFKLREGVTFHDGTTMDAEDVKFTLDRINAEDSANAQKALYAAISEVTVVDPQTVEVKLSEPNGNLLFNLAWGDAVIVAPESIEAIKQTPVGTGAFKFDEWRQGDKITLSRYDDYWGDAPALASATFKFISDPTAAFASVMAEDVDVFAGFPAPENIPQFEADPRFQVLVGSTEGETILSINNQRAPFDNVKVREAVAHAIDRQAIIDGAMFGYGTPIGTHFAPHNPDYTDLTEMSAYDPEKSKALLAEAGFPDGFETTLHLPPPSYARRGGEIIAAQLAEVGIKAQITNVEWAQWLETVFKGKDFGLSIVSHTEPMDINIYANPDYYFQYDNAEFQSLIAEFNKTADPAARSEMLAKAQQIIAEDYVNGFLFQLAFPTIAKAEVQGLWVNAPTQATDLSGVSWAD encoded by the coding sequence ATGAACCGTTTGAACCGCTTAATGACTGGGGTGGCCGCTGCGGCTTTGGCTGTTGCCGCCACAGGGGCGCTTGCCAAAGACGACATCACCGTCGCCTTACAGCTAGAGCCGCCACACCTTGATCCAACCTCTGCCGCCGCCGGGGCCATCGACTCGGTGCTTTATACCAATGTTTTCGAAGGGCTGACCCGGTTCATGGGTGATGGTTCTGTCGTACCGGGGTTGGCCGAATCTTGGGAGATTTCCGAAGACGGGCTGACCTATACCTTCAAACTGCGTGAGGGTGTGACATTCCACGACGGCACCACGATGGACGCCGAAGACGTCAAATTCACCCTTGATCGGATCAACGCCGAGGACAGCGCCAACGCGCAAAAGGCGCTCTACGCCGCCATTTCTGAGGTCACTGTCGTCGACCCACAGACCGTTGAGGTCAAGCTGAGCGAGCCCAACGGCAACCTGCTGTTCAACTTGGCATGGGGCGACGCGGTGATCGTGGCACCCGAATCCATCGAGGCAATCAAACAAACCCCCGTCGGCACCGGCGCGTTCAAGTTCGACGAATGGCGCCAAGGCGACAAAATCACCCTGTCGCGCTATGACGACTATTGGGGCGACGCGCCTGCGTTGGCCAGCGCGACGTTCAAATTCATCTCAGACCCGACAGCAGCTTTTGCCTCGGTCATGGCCGAAGATGTTGATGTTTTCGCCGGCTTCCCCGCACCCGAAAACATTCCTCAGTTTGAGGCAGACCCGCGCTTTCAGGTGCTTGTCGGTTCGACAGAGGGCGAAACGATCCTGTCGATCAACAACCAACGGGCGCCGTTCGATAACGTCAAAGTCCGCGAGGCTGTGGCCCATGCGATTGACCGTCAGGCGATTATAGACGGGGCGATGTTTGGATATGGCACCCCCATTGGCACACATTTCGCCCCGCACAATCCCGACTACACCGATCTGACCGAGATGAGCGCATACGACCCGGAGAAGTCCAAAGCGCTGCTCGCCGAAGCTGGTTTTCCGGATGGGTTTGAGACGACCCTGCACCTGCCGCCCCCTTCCTATGCCCGTCGAGGAGGCGAGATCATCGCCGCGCAACTGGCCGAAGTCGGCATCAAGGCGCAGATTACCAATGTCGAATGGGCGCAATGGTTGGAGACTGTTTTCAAAGGCAAGGATTTCGGTCTGTCGATCGTAAGCCACACCGAGCCGATGGACATCAACATCTACGCCAACCCGGATTACTACTTCCAATATGACAATGCAGAGTTCCAATCTTTGATCGCGGAGTTCAACAAAACCGCAGACCCCGCAGCGCGTAGCGAGATGCTAGCCAAGGCGCAGCAAATCATCGCGGAAGACTATGTAAATGGGTTCCTGTTCCAGCTGGCTTTCCCGACGATTGCCAAGGCGGAAGTACAGGGGCTGTGGGTGAACGCACCAACCCAAGCCACCGATCTCAGCGGTGTAAGCTGGGCCGACTAA
- a CDS encoding HdeA/HdeB family chaperone: MKTTLKTLAIAGLLGTVSAPAFAAAHMDMATMTCAQYQELSNEDKMEVASMAIAELEDGGHGGSMITETKSDGTEPSDITAAEATDAEETEDSLIDDTKAVEDSESADEMADTEMQQAMEDFVVVCNQNPGALVSEAAAGLRGKD, translated from the coding sequence ATGAAAACGACTTTGAAAACACTTGCGATCGCCGGCCTTCTGGGCACCGTTTCTGCACCCGCTTTCGCCGCTGCTCACATGGACATGGCCACCATGACATGCGCGCAATATCAAGAACTCAGCAATGAAGATAAAATGGAAGTCGCTTCCATGGCAATCGCTGAGCTTGAGGACGGCGGCCACGGTGGCTCCATGATCACCGAAACCAAGAGTGACGGTACCGAGCCAAGCGACATCACTGCCGCTGAAGCGACAGACGCTGAAGAGACAGAAGACTCCCTGATCGACGACACAAAAGCTGTCGAAGATTCTGAGTCCGCAGACGAAATGGCTGACACCGAAATGCAGCAGGCTATGGAAGACTTCGTTGTCGTCTGTAACCAGAACCCAGGTGCATTGGTAAGCGAAGCCGCAGCTGGCTTGCGCGGCAAAGACTGA
- a CDS encoding ABC transporter permease has protein sequence MVRYALKRFLSLLISLAVASLVIFVVIEVAPGDPASFMLGLNAQPETLAALRSELGLDQSRPERYLEWVGGMLQGDFGTSYTYRTPVTEMIGDRLWVSVPLALYALTLSVVVAFPAGIYAASRRGRAGDIGVMGATQLGVAVPNFWFAMILVLIFSINLRWFSAGGFVGWDKGLFAGLHALTLPAIALALPQAAILARVMRSALLDVMGEDFMRTARAKGLTARQALWRHGLRNALIPVLTIIGLQFSFLLAGSIIIEQVFYLPGLGRLVFQSISARDLIVVESVVMLLVFSVILVNFLVDLAYAAVDPRLRART, from the coding sequence ATGGTGCGCTATGCGTTGAAAAGATTTCTCTCCCTGCTCATCAGCCTCGCCGTCGCGTCGCTGGTGATTTTTGTGGTTATTGAGGTCGCCCCCGGCGATCCGGCCTCCTTTATGCTGGGTCTGAATGCCCAGCCTGAGACATTGGCCGCCCTGCGCAGCGAACTCGGCCTCGATCAATCGCGGCCCGAGCGTTACCTCGAATGGGTCGGCGGGATGCTGCAGGGGGATTTCGGCACCTCTTACACCTATCGCACCCCAGTGACCGAAATGATCGGCGACCGGCTGTGGGTCTCGGTGCCTTTGGCGCTTTATGCGCTGACGCTTTCCGTCGTCGTGGCTTTTCCCGCGGGCATCTATGCCGCGTCACGCCGAGGGCGGGCAGGCGACATCGGGGTAATGGGCGCGACGCAATTGGGCGTGGCGGTGCCAAACTTCTGGTTCGCCATGATCCTTGTGTTGATTTTTTCGATCAACCTGCGCTGGTTCTCGGCGGGCGGCTTCGTCGGCTGGGACAAGGGGCTTTTTGCCGGGCTGCACGCGCTGACCCTTCCTGCCATTGCGCTGGCCTTGCCGCAGGCGGCGATCCTCGCGCGGGTCATGCGCTCAGCCCTGTTGGATGTAATGGGCGAAGATTTCATGCGCACCGCGCGGGCCAAAGGGCTGACCGCGCGGCAGGCCCTTTGGCGGCACGGGCTGCGCAATGCGTTGATCCCGGTACTGACGATCATCGGCTTGCAGTTCTCCTTCCTGCTGGCCGGGTCGATCATCATTGAGCAGGTTTTCTACCTACCCGGCCTTGGACGGCTGGTGTTCCAGTCAATCTCCGCGCGGGATCTGATCGTGGTCGAGTCGGTGGTGATGCTTTTGGTCTTCTCGGTGATCTTGGTGAATTTCCTCGTTGATCTGGCCTATGCCGCCGTCGACCCCCGGCTGAGGGCGCGCACATGA
- a CDS encoding ABC transporter permease, with the protein MNRNLILGAALTSVFLLAAVISFVWTPYDYAGLDIANKLHSPSLAHPMGTDHFGRDILSMIMVGARTSIAVALVAVGIGMGAGVPLGLWAAARRGSLVDEVIMRGNDLVFAFPAIVIAILITAVFGAGAINAIIAIGIFNIPVFARITRGAALSLWQREFILAARVAGKSAARISAEHILPNVANLLIVQGTIQFSLGILAEAGLSYVGLGAQPPVPSWGRMLADAQTMVSIAPHMALMPGFAIILTVLGLNLMGDGLRDMLDPRLRVART; encoded by the coding sequence ATGAACCGCAACTTGATCCTTGGTGCTGCGCTGACTTCGGTCTTTCTATTGGCTGCGGTGATTTCCTTTGTCTGGACGCCCTATGACTATGCCGGGCTCGACATCGCGAACAAACTGCACAGCCCCTCATTGGCGCATCCCATGGGCACCGATCATTTCGGGCGCGATATTCTGAGCATGATCATGGTCGGCGCGCGTACCTCTATCGCGGTGGCGCTGGTGGCGGTGGGCATCGGCATGGGCGCAGGCGTCCCGTTGGGGCTCTGGGCTGCCGCGCGGCGCGGCAGCCTTGTGGATGAGGTCATCATGCGCGGCAATGATCTGGTCTTTGCCTTCCCGGCCATCGTCATCGCCATTCTGATCACAGCGGTCTTTGGTGCCGGGGCGATCAACGCAATCATCGCCATCGGCATCTTCAACATCCCGGTTTTCGCCCGCATCACCCGTGGCGCGGCGCTGTCGCTTTGGCAGAGAGAGTTTATCCTTGCCGCGCGGGTCGCCGGCAAATCCGCCGCCCGTATCTCGGCAGAGCATATCCTGCCCAACGTCGCCAATCTGCTGATCGTGCAGGGGACCATCCAATTCTCTCTCGGCATCCTTGCCGAAGCGGGGCTGAGTTATGTCGGCCTTGGCGCACAGCCTCCGGTGCCGTCTTGGGGGCGAATGCTGGCGGATGCACAAACCATGGTCAGCATCGCGCCGCATATGGCCCTGATGCCCGGCTTTGCGATCATCCTGACGGTGCTGGGGCTGAACCTGATGGGCGACGGACTGCGGGACATGCTGGATCCGCGTCTGAGGGTGGCACGTACATGA